GGGTGGTGGAGCTATTCATGCAGTATTCAGTTTTATATGGCCTCAGAACTATGATTGGGAAACAACGAAGCAAATAACAGCAGTTGAGAAGGAAGCAAGTGAATTACCAGCTGAGGAGTTCAAACCTGAAAAACTACTTGCAGCAAAAGCTTGGATAGTGAAATGGGGGGTTGTATTTACTGTTGTCATTGTGATATTGTGGCCTTTATTGTCTCTTCCAGCAGGTAATTTGACCCACCATTTATCTCAATTTTTACGGTGTAGTCAGTCACTTTCTTAGGGATGATATTTATCGAATGCTGAATTCACCAGTACGATTTTGATTCTGTGTGTAGGAGCCTTCAATTTGGGATACTTCACATTCTGGGCAGTTATAGCTATTTTATGGGGAACAATTGGATCTGCTGTGATTATTGCCTTACCCTTAATCGAGAGTTGGGACACGATCCAACTCATCTTAATTGGAATGCTTACAAACAAGAAACCGATGACTGTGCCCGATGCAGAACAACTCGAATCACCAGAGAAAAAGAACACAGATGACGTAACATTACCATAAGCAGCAACTCTTAGACTTCCATCAAGGCGCAGTTTGAAGTTAAAAGTGTAatattaatttttataaaaatgtgtataatgtttgTAACTTTCCTTCATTAATGTGTGTCAAGTCTTGAATAAAGTTTGATTGATAGAACCCAAATACGTCGGTAACATAGAAATAGCAGGTTGTCAATTGATGCATGATCCCACCAGCTGAGTGGGTCTTGCCAATTGACAGCATGGTCCTGCAAACCTGACGGTCAGGAGCTCCTTGGTTTAAGCCTCCATTACTGAGACCATTTTTATAGTCTTTAAGAATGATTACTACATTTCACTTCCCCATTTTTAAACTTTCCCCGAACTTGTGGAAGTATCTGGATTCTGACAATAAGTTACTCCCtctattttagaaaaaaaaataaaaaaatgatattttcactttgtttgaTATGGGCCCGACTCTAACGATAAGTTGCTCTCGGTTTTAGAGAAAAGTGATGCTTTCACCTTAATCAATAGGGTCCGGAGGATTCTGATAAAAAAGTTACTCtctgttttaagaaaagtgatacttccatttgacctatttttaaaaaagtgaaagtatcttttTCCTGGAACAGAAATAGTGTTTGTACGGACAATCGGAAATCCAGCCGTGGATTGACGTGGCAGATGACAGGTGTGGATGTGACGTGGCAGATGACAGGTTGATCTCCTGTGTACAGGTGTGGATGTGATGTGGCAGATGACAGGTTGATCTCCTGTGTACAGGGTGGCAAAATTGGGTTGATTTTGCCGCTATAAAGCTGGTAAGTTTTGAATGATTCATATTGGAGATATTGTGAAAGACAATATCTCATCTTCTTGAACCAAACGGTCATTTCTGGTCATACAAACTAACTTTTTATGATTCACACCCAAATGCaatactctctctctctcactgAATCTCTGTCACTCAGATTCCAAATCCATGGCATTTGCTTCAGCTACACCACTTTCCTCTTCCAGATGCTACTCAGCAGTCCTTGAAAAGCCAAGAATATCTCTTCTGACCAAATTTAACCCTAAAATCAGGTCAGCATTTGATTCTGGTGTAGCCCATTCACGTAATCAGTCGAAATGTCATTCAATATCGAAATCCATTACCGTTCGAGGACTCGGATCATCATCCAGGTTCTTGAACATGGACCATACAGAAGTATACAGCAACGGACGGCAACAAAACCGAATTGCAATCAAAACTAAGGCTACCAAGGGTGGAATTGCTCTTCCAAGTGTGAGAAatgactttgattttttttttttctttcagactTTGGATTTTTTTGTGTAATGTTTAATGGTGAGTATTTTTTATGGGTAGGTGTGATTTTAGGCTGTGGAAGTTGTGCATTTGGCTGTCTCACTTGGTACAATCCTAGCAGCGGATAAATTTCTAAAACAAGCTTTTGTAGATGCTTCCATCAAGTTCCCTAGTGCTCTTTTCGGAATGTTCTGCGTTTTTTCAGTCCTCACAATTCTCGATGTTACTGTCCCGTCGGTCGCTTCAAACCTGGTGTCATTCTTTGCTCCAGCAAATTTGTTCATTCAGAGATGGCTCCCATTGTTTTATGTTCCATCTCTAGTGGTTTTGCCATTGGCTGTCAAGGATATTCCGGCTGCTTCAGGGCTCAAGATCTGCTTCATCATAGGTAACTGAAATTCAAGGCGGCGACACTTCTGAAATATTTCGACTTTCGATACTTGATGCAATTTGTACTCATTATCGGTGTTTCTTTGCAGTTGTGGGTTGGTTGGCATCGCTCGCTGTTGCGGGTTATACTGCGATTGCTGTCCGGAATCTTGTGAAGACTGAAATGGTTGATGCTGAACCTATGCAGAAACCTTCTCCATTCTCAAGCTTTGAAATAGGGGCTTGGACTGCGATTTTTGTAGCATCGTTTGCTGTAGCCTACGTTAACCCAATTGCACTTGGAACAAGTGCATTGACATTCCTTCCCTTCCTACTTGCAGCTACCGTGCTAGGGTACATGGTCGGTACAGGGTACGTAATGGCttcttctcaagcataaaaaCCACAATAACATGGTGCACTGTCTTCGATTGTAATCTAAGAATTCTGATTGGTGATGGATATCTTCAGGTTGCCGTCTGCAGTCAAGATAGTACTCCATCCGATTATTTCCTGCACATTATCTGCACTGGCAGCAGCGTTTTCTTACGGTTATTTCTCAGGAACTGGATTGGACGCTGTCCTAGGTAATTACTAATTTACTACCTGCTGTAGTGTCCATTCATTAATTCCCTGTGCATTGTGCCGAGGGAAAAAACTTAACAGGTTACTGCAGGACTCTATCTGACAAAGGCATCGTCTGATCCTGGAGCTGGTGATATACTAATGGGATTCTTGGGATCGGTCATTATTTCTTTCGCGTTCTCCATGTTCAAACAGAGAAAGGTACAATTGTAACATTAAAGATGCTTAAAAATGATGCTCTGCAGTTGATGAATGTTCAAGGCTTTATGCATCTGACATAAAATTTACGTTCTGAGCAGCTGGTGAAGAGGCATGCCGCGGAGATCTTCACGTCTGTGATCATTTCAACGATATTTTCGTTGTATTCAACCGCTCTCATTGGACGCCTCATAAGCTTAGAACCAACTTTGACGCTATCGATTTTACCAAGATGCATCACTGTGGCATTAGCCCTCAGCATTGTCTCCTTGTTTGATGGTAAGCCTGGAATTactttgtttgtttcttttagaAGTTCCCAAGTACTAGTCTTAAGTTCTTATGAATGTTTGGTTGTGCTGTGCGTATGTACTTGTGTAGGCGCCAATGCTTCTCTAACAGCTGCAACAGTTGTAGTAACTGGTTTAGTTGGTGCAAATTTTGTTCAAGTAATGCTCGATAACCTGAAGTTGAAGGATCCTATTGCCCGAGGGATAGCCACTGCATCGAGGTAAAATCTTGTCAGATTCAAGCATACCTCAGTAACTGACACAAA
This is a stretch of genomic DNA from Papaver somniferum cultivar HN1 chromosome 1, ASM357369v1, whole genome shotgun sequence. It encodes these proteins:
- the LOC113322434 gene encoding plastidal glycolate/glycerate translocator 1, chloroplastic-like; amino-acid sequence: MAFASATPLSSSRCYSAVLEKPRISLLTKFNPKIRSAFDSGVAHSRNQSKCHSISKSITVRGLGSSSRFLNMDHTEVYSNGRQQNRIAIKTKATKGGIALPSAVEVVHLAVSLGTILAADKFLKQAFVDASIKFPSALFGMFCVFSVLTILDVTVPSVASNLVSFFAPANLFIQRWLPLFYVPSLVVLPLAVKDIPAASGLKICFIIVVGWLASLAVAGYTAIAVRNLVKTEMVDAEPMQKPSPFSSFEIGAWTAIFVASFAVAYVNPIALGTSALTFLPFLLAATVLGYMVGTGLPSAVKIVLHPIISCTLSALAAAFSYGYFSGTGLDAVLGLYLTKASSDPGAGDILMGFLGSVIISFAFSMFKQRKLVKRHAAEIFTSVIISTIFSLYSTALIGRLISLEPTLTLSILPRCITVALALSIVSLFDGANASLTAATVVVTGLVGANFVQVMLDNLKLKDPIARGIATASSAHGLGTAALSAKEPEALPFCAIAYALTGIFGSLICSVPLVRKSLLLIVGA